The window gcatatagtatagttgtttcattccattactctctatgtgttactttgccagcatattccatgtgctgacccgttttcgggctgcaacttctcatgttgcagacttctcagacgacgagtaagatgcttttaggtcgtggttctatactcagtgatgccgttggagttgatggacccatttatcttccaagtcttccgctgttatcgacactagatggccttaagccgtatttattgtaataagttctctttgagacaacgatgtaataagtgtgtgattgtcactctgctataaatccttcgatgtactgtgtggtgtcagcattactgatccagggatgacacctgagcacagagcgcttgatccattcgggtcgggtcgcgacAATGGGGCACAAAGGGTCACCGTCAGAATTCAGTAGCACGGGTCGGTTGTTCATATGACGGGGAGGTTGGCGACGTCGTGACGAGGAGAGTGTCAAATGGGATATGTATGAGGAGATAGATAAGATAGATAGTCGCGTGGGTAGTTTAAATTCTGTATTCGGCTGTAACTATACTTCTTATCTCCTATACTTCTTCTCTCTCAAGTCATGTATCTCCAACAGAATTGTACGCGTATTAGGGACTCGCAATCCCCTATATACCACGTACCACGTCCCCCTCAAAGGGTAAGACGTTTCCGCATCGCACATGGTATACAGGGCCTCCTCTTCCAATCTCATCTAGCCTAGCTCATCGCCATTAGTGCCCTAGCCATGTCTTCCTCCGGCTCCTCCCAACCAAACCTCAACCAACAGGTTACGGAGAAGCTCACTCGCACGAACTATGTTCTGTGGCGCGCCCAGATCTCGCTGCAGCTGCGGGGTGCTGGTGTCTTTGGCTATGCCGACGGCACCACACCGGAGCCGGCTCGACTCCTCGTCACCAAAGACAAAGACGGGAGGGAGTCCTCAacgcccaaccctctccacccaatCTGGGTCAAGGAGGACCAGCAGGTACTTGGTTATCTGCTCAATAATCTGTCCAAAGAGGTTCTTGTGCAGGTGACCGCGATCACCACGTCGCCCGCGCTCTGGGCTGCTCTGGCGGGCATGTTTTCATCGCAGTCTCTCAGCCAGGTGAACAACATCTGCACGGCCCTCATCAACGCGCAGAAGGGGAACCAGTCCGTCGCCACCTACTTCGCCCACATGCGCGGCCTCACGGACGAACTCGCCGCGGCCGGCAAGCCTCTGCAAGATGACGAGCTTGTCTCCTACATCCTCCATGGGCTAGACATGGACTACCAGCCCCTGGTGTCCGCCCTCGATGCTCGCATCGTGCCTGTCTCCCTCGACGAGCTCTTCTCCATGATGAGCAACTTCGACCAGCGCGTGGTGCTTTTCCAGGCCTCAGGCGGCTTCAAGTCGTCGGCCAACGCCGCTTTTCGTGGCCGCGGCGGCGGCTCCTCGCATCAGCGTGGATCACCTCGCAACAGGGGCAAGGCCTCGGGCGGGGGACACGGCAACAGCAACTCTAGCActcacggcggcggcgagcggccctCTTCTGGCAACAACAGGGGCCGTCGCGGTGGTTCCACCAGGTCACGGTCAGATGCACCTCGCTGCCAGATCTGTGGTAAGCTTGGGCATGCGGCCAAAGACTGCTGGTATCGctacgacgacgacggcgactCCTCCCAAGACGAGGACAAACTTGCTGCTGCTGCGGATGGCTCCTATGGGATCGACACCAATTGGTACGTCGACAGTGGCGCCACCAACCACATCACCAATGAACTTGAAAAGGTGACAATGAAGGAAAAGTATCGTGGCAAGGATCAAATCCACACAGCTAGTGGTGAAGGTATGAGGATTAACCACATTGGTCACTCAATTTTTCATACCCCCCGTAGAAAAATTCATCTTAAGAAAATCTTGCATGTTCCTAGTGCCAATAAAAGCCttctttctgttcatagaattgctcttgataatCACGTCTTTCTCGAATTTCATCCATATTTCTTTTTTATCAAGGATCAGGCCACGAAGAGAATCCTCTATCaaggtagatgtgttcgagggcttTACCCGTTGATTCCGGAGCGCACAagattcagtaaacatgcttttggTGTTGTCAAACTCTCGTCAACACGATGGCACGATCATTTAGGACATGCTTCTTTTGCTTTAGTTGAAAAACttcttaggaaaaataagctcccgtaTGTTGGTGAGCGCAatgttgaaactatttgtgattcttaTCAGCGAGCTAAAAGTCATCAACTTCCCTATCCAatttctactagtgtgtctactCAACCATTGCAATTGATttttttctgatgtttggggaCCGGCCCCTAGCTCTGTTGGTCGGCACACTTACTACgtaagctttattgatgactatagcaagtttttctggatctatcttcttaagaaaagATCCAATGTTTTCCAAGTGTTTAAAACTTTCAAGCACTTGTTGAGCGTAAATTTGATTCCAAAATCATCGCTGTCCAATCCAATTGGGGAGGGGAATACGAGAAGTTGAACTCCTTCTTCCAAACCCTTGGCATCTCACACCATGTGTCATGCCCTCACGCTCACCAACAGAATGGCTCAGCTGAGCGCAAAcaccgtcacattgttgaagttggTCTTGCTCTTTTAGCTCATGCGTCCATGCCATTAAAGTTTTGGAACGAAGCGTTTCTTACTGCTATACACATTATCAACATGCTCCCTAGTCGTGTCATAAATAATGAAACTCCAGTAGGACGCCTTCTTCACGTCAAACCTGACTATTCCACTCTTCGTGTGTTTGGGTGTGCGTGCTGGCCTAACCTACGCACATACAACAAACGCAAGCTCATGTTTTGATCAATCCAATGTGCTTTCCTTGGGTACAGCGCCCAACACAAAGGTGTAAAGTGCCTTGACATCTCCACTGGTCGAGTCTATATATCACGCGACGTGGTTTTTGATGAGACCAAATTCCCTTTTTCTGATCTTCATCCAAATGCTGGTGCTCTACTTCAAAAAGAAATTCTTTTGCTTCCTCCAAGTCTCTCTAGTTATGATCAAGGGGGTGTTGATAATTGTTCTGATCATATGTCGTCTAACCCTCTTGCGCATGAGTCACCTAATGATGTTACAGGAGCACCACACTATGGAAACAGAGAAGAAAATGGCGAAGAAATCAACCCAAACGGTGACGAAATCCATCCAGATGGCCCTCATCACATGTGTCGCGGCGAGGGGAGCAAATCCCCCTCAGGATCGGAGCTGCAGATGCCCAGGAAATCGCCTCTAGGATCCGTGCCAACGACCAGCCGCACGCCCGCGTCAGATGCATCAGGCGCGGTCGGTTGCGTGGGCTCCAGCGGCCCGCTGCATGACGCGCGGCCCCCTCCAACAGGGCGAGACACGCCCTCCAGCCCGCACCGGTCTCCCGCCGCCACGCGGCAGCGCGACAGTGGCCCAGACCGCACGCGCTTCGCAGACCAGCCGGTTTGCTACAAGCGGCGCGGCTTCACGCGCCAGGCGGATGCGGGGTCAGCTCCTGATTCAGGCGGGCCCGCGCAATCACGCGCTCATGATGAGCTGGTCGGCACCCCTGGATCGTCTGCAGCCCCTGCGGCGTCTCCCCCACCATCGCCTCGGGTCACAGCCACAGAAAATCCCGTGCATCCAGAACCGACAGTGGCGGGCGAATCTTCCTCGAGTTCTGCTGCTGATCTGGCTCCTGCGGGATCCTCTGTGGCTGCAGATCCTGCTGGTTCACCAAAACGTCGCACAAGATTACAGCAAGGTTTGATTCAACCGAAAAATTACAAGAACATAACCAAATATGGTCTAGTTTGTTCCACGGGTGAACCAGGTGAGCCCAACACAATTGAAGATGCTCTCAGTGATGACAAGTGGAAAAAGGCAATGGTAGAAGAATATAAGGCACTTGAAAGAAATAAAACGTGGCACTTGGTTCCCCCCAAGCAAGGTAAATATCTCATTGACTGCAAGTGGGTATTCAGAATTAAGAGAAAGTCTGATGGAACTATTGATCGCTATAAGGCTAGACTAGTTGCAAAAGGCTTCAAGCAACGGTATGGCATAGACTACGAGGATACTTTTAGTCCAGTTGTAAAAGCTGCTACCATTTGTCTTGTACTGTCTATTGCTGTTTCCAGGGGATGTAGCCTTCGACAATTAGACGTACaaaacgcgtttcttcatggtgttctggaagaggaaatgtacatgaagcaacctcctgggtttgaaagcAAATATACACCTTCCTATGTGTGCAAGCTAGATAAAGCATTATATGGACTGAAACAAGCTCCAAGGGCATGGTATTCCCGTCTCAGTAAAAAGATGAAGACACTTGGCTTTGTTCCTTCCAAATCTGACACCTCCTTGTTCATTTATAACAAGTTCAACACTTCCATgtttgttctcatatatgttgatgatattattgtcacgAGCTCATCTAATGAGGCAATATCAGGACTCTTGAAGGATTTAGGTGTTgaatttgctctcaaggatctAGGAGAATTGCATTACTTCCTAGGAATTGAGGTGAAGCAACACAAGGATGGGCTACATCTTTCTCAGGAAAAATATGCCACAAATTTGGTAAGGAAGGCAGGTTTGCAAGGTTGTAAACCCACACCCACTCCTCTCTCTAGTACAGAAAAATTATCTCTTATAGAGGGAACACTTTTGGGTCCAGAGGATAGTACAAAATACAGAAGTCTTGTAGGTGCACTTCAGTACTTAACATTGACCAGGCCAGACATTTCCTTTGCTGTCAACAAAGTATGTCAGTTTCTACATGCACCCATCACAGTtcacttgactgcagctaagcgcATTGTCAGATATGTCAAGTATACTTTGAATGTTGGTCTAAACTTCAGCAAGTCACCTTCTACTCTTGTCAGTGCCTTTTCTGATTCAGATTGGGCAGGATGTTTGGATGACAGACGCTCCACTGGTGGCTTTGCACTATTTTTTGGACCCAACCTTATATCATGGTGTGCCAGAAAACAAGCCACAGTGTCCAGGTCAAGCACTGAAGCAGAATACAAGGCCTTGGCCAATGCAACAGCAGAAATCATCTGGGTACAGTCAATCTTGAAGGAGTTAGGTGTGAAAAGTTCTCAAGCTCCATGcttatggtgtgataatcttggtgccaCTTATttgtctgcaaatccagtatttcatgctagaacaaagcacattgaaatagatTTCCATTTTGTCAGAGAGAGAGTTGCTAATAAACTCTTGGACATTCGTTTCATTCATTCGAGGGATCAAGTGGCAGATGGGTTTACAAAAGCTTTGCCTACAAGGAGTTTTGAAGAtttcaagcataatctcaacttgatgaagttgtgattaagggagggtgtcaaaTGAGATATGTATGAGGAGATAGATAAGATAGATAGCCGCATGGGTAGTTTAAATTCTGTATTCGGTTGTAACTATACTTCTTATCTCCTATACTTCTTCTCCCTCAAGTCATGTATCTCCAATAGAATTGTACGCGTATCAGAGACTCGCAATCCCCTATATAACACGTACCACGTCCCCCTTAAAAGGTAAGACGTTTCCGCATCGCACAGAGAGGAGGCTGCGATGCTGCTGTGACGGTGCTGCCGTGAATTCTTCCTTCCTAGCAGCCGCACGAGAGCATGTCATGCCATCAAAAGAAAGAAGAAAGTCTGAATTTGGAAGGGTGCGGTCAGAGTCAGAGAGCAGCCGTTTTGTCGTGTGGGAAACTGCGAACGGCTTTCTTTCTTTCTTGCTTGCTTTCTTTACTCAGTCTACTACGGTGGTAATAAGTATATTCCCGTGCGTGAAGAACGTAGAAACGGTCGTTCTTCCGGCAGTGCGATTCAGAGGGGGTGAATGTGCGTTCATATTGGCAGTCAGGTCAGACATCAAATGAGAGAAATCCGTCTTTCTGTTGAACAAGGAACATATGCACTCCTGTTTTGGAGCACTGTTACCGGCAATACTGCCCGTTAAAAacaatcttatattatgggacagagggagtagcaatgAGTAGCAGCAGAGCCACAAACTATAAAGGTGTTTTTCTTTTCAAGAGCAGGAAGAGCATAAGAAAACAATGACAATGATAATAGCCTTCCCAACTGTGGGAAACAATCGATCTTTCTCTCTGTAAGTACAGTACATTTTACAAAGAGAGATGCTAGACTTACGGACAGACTTACGGACACATTATTGCTGGATTTTAGTTACGGACTCCAGTGGAGAGTTATGGTTGAAGAAGATTAGGGAGGAGAGGTCCCACCAGCTAAAATCAGGGGTATTGGTTGGCGAGGAAGGAGCCCGTAAAATCAGTCCGTGCAAGAATTCCGTAAGTGTAGGATTTTCGGATCCAGAGGTGGTCTCCTCCTTCAGTCATTGGAAAGGGCTAAATTTCTTGCCTTTTTACACACAGAAAATTTGAACTGCCACCTGTCTAGGGGAGCCCCGACAGTTGAGATTTTACTGAATGAGAAGACAAAAATATAGAGATAAGATGTACAAGGGGACTATACCAGCAAGCAGATCAAGGCAAGCCTTGAATGGAGCTGCAATTGCTCTTTTACAATGGTTATACTTCACAACTTACTACGTACATTGGTGTTTCATGATGTACATTCATGGACTCACCAATCCGAGATCCCAGGAGGCTGGTCAGGGTGTTTAACTCTTTAAGTCACAACCTCCTGAGGAGTTGAAGTATGACCTAGTATATGCTAATGTTTCAGCTCAATCAGAGCTCTGTGCAGAAGTACTCGTCTCTGACTCACTTTGGTAGTAAACTATGTCTCCGGTGTCGCTAACATAGTGATCCTCCTTCAAACTCCGCGATAGCACCTGCAGTAGGTGGAATGGGAGAGGAGCCGACTTCTCTGGTTCTTTGTAGTACTTGCCAAGAACTGGCTTTGCTGCCTCAGTCTGCAGGTTACATCCAAACCAACATCTAGTTAGCAAAGGTGGCTCTAGAGAATGCCACATATTTTGATGCATGTTCCAGAAAAAGGCAAGAGCTAAGGAGCAGGGGATGGTGGCTTACCGCCTCGACAAGATTGTAATGCGGGATTTGCGGGAAAAGATGGTGAATGACATGAGTGCCAATGTCATGGTGTATGTTGTTGATCAACCCGTAGTCCCGATCAAGTGTTGTCAATCCTCCGCGCAGATAGCTCCATTCCTATTAGTTTGCAAAGCGATGTCAATAAGAAATCAGACTAGGACTGTTAAGCAATTATAATTTATAAATGAAAACCATGTAAACTGAAGCAGCTACTGGAAAACATAATATCTTCCATTTCTAACATTCACCGCTAGGATTACTCTTTCTGACTGAAGGAAACATGTCCACTTGGGCATAACACAGATACCTATCTTGAATAAGTACCACACAGGTCAAAGATTGAATTACAGaccagaagaaccaacaaatttgagaACAAGTCAGAAATAAATGTAATTGAACAGTCAATATATGTTGGCAGGAAGTGCCCTTTCTGAACCTTCCATTAAATATTTTTAAAACTATACTGCTATGTTTGCCATTTTCTTTAACAGCATCGATTATGTTTAGTTTTCTGTTTTCCACATGTATATTCTACTTGAAACAGCAAACAGGTATTTTCTGTCATTTTAACAAATAATAATGGATCATGCCATTGTATTTCGAACATTAAGCAGTTATCCTGAAGCATTGATTCATTGCAAATCTGATTCAACCATGATATTACCTTTCCACGATACCAGGGAACCTTGTCTTCGTGACCATGATGATGCAAGTATGTGACAAAATCCAGCCACATAACAAATATCTGCACATGGGTTCACCAAAATTAATCACATGAATTGGCTTATCCAAATTCTAAGCTTGCCAAAATTGGGCGTCTGATGAAAGGCATGAAGCTCTTACCACATATGGGACTGCATAGAGCTTTAGCATTTTAAGAGGCCCCATCACAAAGGTCAGACCTGCAAGAACCCCAATCATTGCTAGCCAGGACGCAGTGGATGTTAGCACATCCTTTTTCTCATTAGGTTGGAACAAATCGCTGTTCGGGTTGAAGTGTGAGCCTTCCTTGCCAGGGCTCCTCGCAAACTGCACAGAACAAGAATTTACCATGTTAGAAAACAAGACCAACCAATTCACACGTCGTGGTAAAATCAAGCAGCTTTGTGCCTCACCAAGTATAAGGGGAATGCAAGCATGGGAAATGGCATGCTGAACCGCAACTTCTTTGTCATATTGTCCAGGCTATTGTACAGCCTCTGGGGTAGCTGCGAATTATCACAATTCAAGGAATCATCAAGCACAATTCACCAAAACGCCGCCTCTCTGAAGAATTATGCATGCATGAATCCACCGAGAAGCAAAGAGCCA is drawn from Triticum dicoccoides isolate Atlit2015 ecotype Zavitan chromosome 4A, WEW_v2.0, whole genome shotgun sequence and contains these coding sequences:
- the LOC119285393 gene encoding omega-3 fatty acid desaturase, chloroplastic-like, with the translated sequence MARLALSDCRGLTPLRARSRGGAIALPSPPHLAAGPRRPAAAAIHRDWALRVAAPTRLASVFEEDKRSLGGAEEAGSSSAGFNPGAPPPFGLAEIRAAIPKHCWVKDPWRSMSYVLRDVLVVLGLAAAAARVDSWLVWPLYWAAQGTMFWALFVLGHDCGHGSFSSNPKLNSVVGHILHSSILVPYNGWRISHRTHHQNHGHVEKDESWHPLPQRLYNSLDNMTKKLRFSMPFPMLAFPLYLFARSPGKEGSHFNPNSDLFQPNEKKDVLTSTASWLAMIGVLAGLTFVMGPLKMLKLYAVPYVIFVMWLDFVTYLHHHGHEDKVPWYRGKEWSYLRGGLTTLDRDYGLINNIHHDIGTHVIHHLFPQIPHYNLVEATEAAKPVLGKYYKEPEKSAPLPFHLLQVLSRSLKEDHYVSDTGDIVYYQSESETSTSAQSSD